The DNA window CGAGCATGACGATACCCAGTGCCAAAATCGCCCAGTGCGCGCCGTGTTCCATATAGCGGTACTTGCCCAGCGTTTTAGCCCTTACCAAATAGACCGTGAGCGATCGTACCCACAGGGCGCCAGCACCGAGACCCGCCATAATGAGTAGTACGTCATTGGTTATAGCAAAGGCTCCGATCACGCCGTCGAGCGAAAATGAAGCATCGAGAATGTTCAGGTAGATAAATGAGGCAAATGCCGCCATGCCGATAAGTTTGGTGGCTTTTGATTGCTTGCCCTCAAAGTAGCGGCCGAACAGGTCGAGCGCAATATGAAGCATAGTGCCTACGACAGAAGCGACAAGCACGACGACATGGTATTTTTCATCGACGGTCATGTACAGTCCCATCGCTATGGTGAGCATAATCAAAATTTTGAAACTTTCAAATTGCCCAAATTTACTAAGCCACATTTCGATGCGCCGCAACCAGTGGATATCCTTGTTGCGATCGAGGAAATAATTAACACCGATCATCATCAAAAATGTTCCGCCAAACGCATTGATCATTGGTGCGGCCTCATGGAGCGTATGACCGTACTCGGTGGGGTGGTTCATCGCGAGGTCTACCACTTCTCCAAAGCCGAGTTTCGCTGATATCATGACGATGACTACAGGCAGGACAAACCGCACAATAAACACTGCGAACAGTATGCCAATGGTCAAAAACAGTTGCTGCCAAAGTGTCGACATGCGCTCAAGAATTTTGCTATTAATCACCGCATTGTCGAAGCTAAAGGTTACTTCAAGTACTACCAAAATGGCGAAAATCCACAGTCCAGGTAGGCTCATTTTGGCGAGCACAAGCCCAGCAAGCGCCAGCGTCAGTAGGCCAGAGAGCCAAAAGATACGTAGTGGGTGGGCAGAGTGGAGTCGCTTCATTTCTGCCGTCTACTATATCAAATTACCTTCGCTCGGGGTAAAATAAATCCATGATAGCCTACTACCAGTCAGCCGTGGACTCACAGCGTATTGAAGAGCGCGCTCAGTTTGGTGTTGGTATGTGGCTACGGTCTGAGCGTCCGAACGATACCGAGCTTGCCATCCTGCACGGCCTTGGGATTGATGGCGATATTCTGACCGACGCTCTCGACCCACATGAAGTACCGCGTATCGAGCATGACGATGGTTGGACGTATTTTATTACCCGCGTACCAGATGTTGGCGATGACTTCAA is part of the Candidatus Saccharibacteria bacterium genome and encodes:
- a CDS encoding DUF475 domain-containing protein is translated as MKRLHSAHPLRIFWLSGLLTLALAGLVLAKMSLPGLWIFAILVVLEVTFSFDNAVINSKILERMSTLWQQLFLTIGILFAVFIVRFVLPVVIVMISAKLGFGEVVDLAMNHPTEYGHTLHEAAPMINAFGGTFLMMIGVNYFLDRNKDIHWLRRIEMWLSKFGQFESFKILIMLTIAMGLYMTVDEKYHVVVLVASVVGTMLHIALDLFGRYFEGKQSKATKLIGMAAFASFIYLNILDASFSLDGVIGAFAITNDVLLIMAGLGAGALWVRSLTVYLVRAKTLGKYRYMEHGAHWAILALGIVMLVKLYHIELPEWLTGSLGLIFVMTAIISSILERRRGQRSEVYRGWS